The following proteins come from a genomic window of Lycium ferocissimum isolate CSIRO_LF1 chromosome 4, AGI_CSIRO_Lferr_CH_V1, whole genome shotgun sequence:
- the LOC132053796 gene encoding LOW QUALITY PROTEIN: WW domain-containing protein C11B10.08-like (The sequence of the model RefSeq protein was modified relative to this genomic sequence to represent the inferred CDS: inserted 2 bases in 1 codon): MGSRYEVEVKITSAKDLKNINWRYGPLKPYAVVWVDPNAKCSTRVDEDGDTSPYWNEKLIVPLNSPIDESILYIDVVHAKNAEEDTKPLIGSAKIRLSEVVDDVGIGGELERTLQLKRPSGRPQGKVEVQVTVREPRYHARDAYYAPPYGVPPRTQPTXEPPRAPYSAAAPPYSEGGYRQPAAYGAVGYGQPAPGSYGQPAYEERGYGQPAPASYGQPAYGEGGYGQPAPGSYGQPSGYEEEKKKSKFGMGTGLAVGAVAGALGGLALAEGVDHLENKISDDVAEKVEEDLADDDGDYDGDDY; the protein is encoded by the exons ATGGGATCACGATATGAAGTTGAAGTAAAAATAACATCAGCCAAAGATTTGAAGAACATCAACTGGCGTTATGGTCCGTTGAAACCCTACGCAGTTGTCTGGGTTGACCCCAATGCCAAATGCTCCACTAGAGTGGACGAAGACGGCGACACGTCACCTTATTGGAACGAAAAACTAATAGTTCCTTTGAATTCTCCGATCGATGAATCCATCTTGTACATCGACGTTGTTCATGCTAAAAATGCTGAAGAGGACACCAAGCCTCTCATCGGATCCGCTAAGATTCGTCTTAGTGAAGTCGTCGATGATGTTGGCATAGGCGGTGAGCTGGAGCGTACGCTCCAGCTCAAACGCCCTTCTGGCCGCCCACAAGGGAAAGTAGAAGTACAGGTCACCGTACGAGAGCCACGCTATCACGCGCGTGATGCGTATTACGCACCTCCCTACGGTGTACCTCCCCGCACACAACCCAC GGAGCCCCCGCGTGCTCCTTACAGCGCCGCTGCTCCGCCATATAGTGAGGGAGGCTACAGGCAGCCTGCAGCATATGGGGCGGTAGGCTATGGGCAGCCCGCCCCGGGAAGTTACGGGCAGCCAGCATACGAGGAGAGAGGATATGGGCAGCCCGCCCCGGCAAGTTACGGCCAGCCAGCATACGGGGAGGGAGGCTATGGGCAGCCCGCCCCCGGAAGTTACGGGCAGCCATCTGGTTAtgaagaggagaagaagaagagcaagtTTGGCATGGGGACAGGATTGGCTGTGGGTGCAGTAGCAGGGGCATTGGGTGGACTAGCGCTGGCAGAGGGTGTTGACCACTTGGAGAACAAAATCTCCGATGACGTGGCGGAGAAAGTTGAGGAGGATCTCGCCGATGATGATGGTGACTACGATGGAGATGACTATTAA